The uncultured Roseibium sp. genome contains a region encoding:
- a CDS encoding response regulator — MVSLDLASLTFLLVEDSAYMRTILRTMLQGFGARRIVEAEDGASGLEAMDRANPDILILDWVMPILDGADMVRMIRSPNNPFAYIPIIMVTAHTERSRIVEARRLGVHELLSKPISAKALYQRVSSVILHPRDFIKTSTYFGPAPREIRNRQKIWQGGQQPGGSEADQNASVG; from the coding sequence ATGGTGAGCCTCGATCTTGCCTCGCTGACATTTTTGCTGGTTGAAGACAGTGCCTATATGCGCACCATCTTGCGGACCATGCTGCAGGGCTTCGGCGCCCGACGCATTGTCGAAGCCGAAGATGGCGCATCAGGCCTGGAAGCGATGGACCGTGCCAATCCGGATATCCTGATCCTCGACTGGGTCATGCCGATCCTGGACGGAGCGGACATGGTGCGCATGATCCGAAGCCCCAACAATCCCTTCGCTTATATTCCGATCATCATGGTGACCGCCCATACCGAGAGGAGCCGGATTGTCGAAGCGCGTCGCCTGGGCGTCCACGAACTGCTGTCCAAGCCGATCTCCGCCAAGGCTCTGTACCAGCGGGTGTCGAGCGTGATCCTGCATCCGCGCGACTTCATCAAGACCTCCACCTATTTCGGCCCGGCGCCGCGCGAGATCCGCAACCGTCAGAAGATCTGGCAGGGCGGGCAGCAGCCAGGCGGTTCGGAGGCCGATCAGAACGCCAGCGTCGGCTGA
- a CDS encoding FixH family protein codes for MTAGSGMQQPKTFTGKTMLIWLFGFFGVIFVANGALVWLAESSFPGVTVDSSYKASQAYNQSIATAREQAARGWEVDAGLSRTSEAAAHLEVTALDKAKAPLTGLAFSATLQHPAHDGNISVMLEDQGSGRYSADLSDVPAGNWYLVLEARSGEERVFRSENRLFLKD; via the coding sequence ATGACTGCAGGATCCGGCATGCAACAGCCGAAGACGTTTACCGGGAAGACGATGCTCATTTGGCTGTTCGGCTTTTTCGGCGTGATCTTCGTGGCGAACGGTGCCCTCGTCTGGCTTGCCGAGTCGTCTTTCCCCGGCGTTACGGTGGATAGTTCCTATAAGGCGAGCCAAGCCTACAACCAGTCTATCGCGACCGCCAGGGAGCAGGCCGCGCGAGGCTGGGAGGTGGATGCCGGGTTGTCCAGGACTTCGGAAGCGGCCGCCCATCTGGAGGTGACCGCTCTGGACAAGGCGAAGGCGCCGCTCACCGGTCTGGCCTTTTCCGCGACGTTGCAGCATCCGGCGCATGACGGAAACATTTCCGTCATGCTGGAGGATCAGGGCTCCGGGCGATACAGTGCCGATCTTTCGGATGTGCCGGCCGGAAACTGGTATCTGGTTCTTGAGGCCAGAAGCGGGGAAGAGCGGGTGTTCCGTTCCGAAAACCGTCTGTTCCTCAAGGACTGA
- the aroQ gene encoding type II 3-dehydroquinate dehydratase produces the protein MSKIVYVLNGPNLNLLGKREPAIYGHETLADVEANCRVLAGEHGAELRFHQSNAEYELINWIHEARECACGLIINPAALTHTSVAILDALNACDFPVFEIHITNVHKREPFRHKSYVSLRADGVIAGCGIQGYELAFMRLMRLVGQDQ, from the coding sequence GTGTCGAAAATCGTTTATGTTCTGAACGGCCCCAACCTGAACCTGCTGGGAAAGCGGGAACCCGCCATCTATGGCCATGAAACCCTGGCCGATGTGGAGGCAAATTGCCGTGTCCTTGCGGGTGAACACGGCGCGGAGTTGAGGTTCCATCAAAGCAATGCCGAGTATGAGCTGATCAACTGGATTCACGAAGCACGCGAATGCGCCTGCGGACTGATCATCAATCCGGCGGCGCTCACCCACACGTCCGTTGCTATCCTGGATGCCCTGAACGCCTGCGATTTCCCGGTGTTCGAGATTCATATCACGAACGTCCATAAGCGCGAGCCGTTCCGCCACAAGTCCTATGTGTCCCTGCGCGCCGATGGCGTGATTGCCGGATGCGGGATTCAGGGCTACGAACTCGCCTTCATGCGACTGATGAGGCTGGTCGGGCAGGATCAGTAG
- the ccoS gene encoding cbb3-type cytochrome oxidase assembly protein CcoS, with the protein MDVLIYLIPIALFLGLLGLGAFLWSLKSGQYDDLEGAKWRILDDDDLPEDERPHSESRNGL; encoded by the coding sequence ATGGACGTTCTGATCTATCTGATCCCGATCGCGCTTTTCCTTGGTCTCCTCGGATTGGGCGCGTTCCTGTGGAGCCTGAAGAGCGGTCAATATGACGATCTGGAAGGGGCGAAGTGGCGTATTCTTGATGATGACGACCTGCCCGAAGATGAGCGGCCGCACTCGGAAAGCCGAAACGGTTTGTAG
- the ccoG gene encoding cytochrome c oxidase accessory protein CcoG, translating into MAVHGKFRTIKWVILFITLGMYYFLPFVRYDRGPDAPGQALLIDLEARRFYFFFIEIWPQEVYYLTGLLILAALGLFLMNAVAGRVWCGYLCPQTVWTDLFLWVERKVEGDRRERIVLDNAPWSVNKIVRRSVKHFFWLMIAWWTGGAWVLYFADAPTLVYELATFQAPWTAYLWIGILTATTYLLAGFMREQVCIYMCPWPRIQAALTDEKALNVTYRWDRGEPRGSLKENKALALKGLPAGDCIDCHQCEHVCPTGVDIRKGLQLDCIQCGLCIDACDNVMTKIGKPTGLIAYDTDENIQRRIDGKDSVYEIVRVRTVVYAAIIAVVGAIMLFALLTRDFAGINVLHDRNPIYVTQSDGSVRNGYTVRLLNKRPLERHFMLHVEGMPAGTKVEAVGIDTAFADRPIIAVDPDTTREVRILVTSPPGVKMPASTPVTFRLTESVMGEVVTANDYFKAP; encoded by the coding sequence ATGGCCGTGCACGGCAAGTTCCGCACGATCAAATGGGTGATCCTCTTCATTACCCTTGGGATGTACTATTTTCTCCCTTTCGTCCGCTATGACCGCGGACCGGATGCGCCGGGACAGGCGCTTCTGATCGACCTGGAGGCGCGTCGCTTCTACTTCTTCTTTATCGAGATCTGGCCGCAGGAGGTCTATTACCTCACCGGACTCCTCATTCTTGCCGCGTTGGGCCTGTTTTTGATGAACGCGGTCGCCGGACGCGTGTGGTGCGGTTATCTGTGCCCGCAAACCGTCTGGACGGACCTGTTTCTCTGGGTCGAGCGCAAGGTGGAAGGTGACCGGCGCGAGCGGATCGTGCTCGACAATGCACCCTGGTCGGTCAACAAGATCGTCCGCCGGAGCGTCAAGCATTTCTTCTGGTTGATGATAGCCTGGTGGACCGGCGGCGCCTGGGTGCTGTATTTCGCCGACGCGCCGACCCTCGTCTACGAACTGGCCACTTTCCAGGCGCCCTGGACTGCCTATCTGTGGATCGGCATCCTGACGGCCACGACCTATCTTCTGGCCGGCTTTATGCGCGAACAGGTTTGCATCTACATGTGCCCCTGGCCACGGATCCAGGCCGCGCTGACGGATGAAAAGGCCCTGAACGTCACCTATCGCTGGGATCGGGGCGAGCCGCGCGGGTCTCTCAAGGAGAATAAGGCGCTGGCCCTCAAGGGGCTCCCGGCCGGCGACTGTATCGATTGCCACCAGTGCGAACACGTCTGTCCGACGGGTGTGGACATTCGCAAGGGGTTGCAGCTCGACTGTATCCAGTGCGGCCTGTGTATCGATGCCTGCGACAATGTGATGACCAAGATCGGCAAACCGACCGGCCTGATCGCCTACGATACGGACGAGAACATTCAGCGCCGGATCGACGGCAAGGATTCGGTCTACGAAATCGTCCGCGTGCGGACGGTGGTCTATGCGGCTATCATAGCTGTCGTCGGCGCCATCATGCTGTTCGCGTTGCTGACCCGCGATTTCGCCGGCATCAATGTCCTGCACGACCGCAACCCGATTTATGTCACCCAGTCCGACGGATCGGTGCGCAACGGTTACACCGTACGCCTGCTGAACAAACGCCCGCTTGAGCGTCATTTCATGCTGCATGTCGAAGGCATGCCTGCAGGCACGAAGGTGGAAGCCGTCGGTATCGATACGGCCTTCGCGGACCGTCCGATCATAGCGGTTGATCCGGACACGACCCGTGAAGTGCGCATTCTGGTTACGTCGCCCCCAGGTGTTAAGATGCCTGCGAGCACGCCCGTGACGTTCCGTCTGACGGAATCGGTTATGGGTGAAGTCGTGACCGCGAATGACTACTTCAAGGCGCCCTGA
- a CDS encoding cation-translocating P-type ATPase: protein MRDWDAFVTPAEDGAVHMDLAVEGITCAACMGEIERGLSRLPGIRKARVNLTNQRLAVDWVREETGADDIVAALSRLGYKAHPFDPASQRERLDRHGRELLRALAVAGFAGMNIMLLSVSVWAGNATDITPETRDFFHWISALIALPTIAYSGRPFFRSAITALKARRMNMDVPIMIGVLLAVILSVVQTMQHQEEAYFESAVMLLFFLLVGRYLDHNMRGKTRSFAENIAALKAEVAARIGADGSVREIPLSKVQPDDLVLVTAGERVPVDGVVEEGVSEIDQSLVTGESILMPVRKGTDVYAGTLNGEGTLKVRVRAASGATLLDEVNRLLETAAQAKSTYVRIADRAARLYAPLVHGAAALTFVGWWLAGFGWQPSLVIAISVLIITCPCALGLAVPAVQVVASGQLFRSGVLLNAGDAIERLADADTIVFDKTGTLTSAEPRLLETGSAQDDLLHLAGRLALSSRHPLSLALVQASGALVPFDHVTETAGAGVETLVGGEPLRLGSPAFCGVEDAEVRKVLTRHPGVSLLAVRWGAQPPRLLPISQKLRPDAVETVAALKAQGYLLEILSGDRQDAVRAAAAELGIEYWQAEVRPGDKIARLDELKAAGRKVLMVGDGLNDAPALAGAYVSLSPVTAVHLSQTAADAVFLGDRLAPVANTLRISKKARRAIEQNLWISALYNVIAVPVAVAGFVTPLMAAVAMSASSIAVTANALRLRWGEKLPDNRAE, encoded by the coding sequence ATGCGCGATTGGGATGCCTTTGTAACTCCGGCGGAGGACGGTGCCGTCCATATGGACCTCGCCGTTGAAGGCATCACCTGCGCCGCCTGCATGGGTGAGATCGAACGGGGGCTCTCCCGCTTGCCCGGCATCCGGAAAGCCCGGGTCAACCTGACCAATCAGAGACTTGCCGTCGACTGGGTCCGCGAAGAAACCGGCGCCGACGATATTGTCGCGGCCCTGTCCCGGCTTGGCTACAAGGCCCATCCGTTCGACCCGGCAAGCCAGCGGGAACGGCTGGACCGGCATGGCAGGGAGCTGCTGCGTGCACTTGCCGTCGCCGGTTTTGCGGGCATGAACATCATGCTCCTGTCCGTTTCCGTATGGGCAGGAAACGCCACGGATATCACTCCGGAAACACGGGACTTCTTTCACTGGATCTCGGCCCTGATCGCCCTGCCGACGATTGCCTATTCGGGCAGGCCGTTTTTCAGGAGCGCGATCACTGCGCTCAAGGCGCGGCGGATGAACATGGACGTGCCCATCATGATCGGGGTGCTTCTGGCCGTCATTCTTTCCGTCGTGCAGACCATGCAGCATCAGGAGGAGGCCTATTTCGAATCCGCGGTGATGCTCTTGTTCTTTCTGCTGGTCGGCCGCTACCTCGATCACAACATGCGTGGCAAGACCCGTTCCTTTGCCGAAAACATTGCTGCCCTGAAGGCGGAGGTCGCCGCCCGCATCGGCGCGGACGGCAGCGTCCGCGAAATTCCTCTGTCCAAGGTGCAGCCAGATGATCTGGTCCTGGTTACCGCCGGCGAACGGGTTCCGGTTGACGGTGTGGTCGAAGAAGGCGTGTCGGAAATCGACCAGAGCCTTGTGACCGGTGAAAGTATTCTGATGCCCGTCCGCAAGGGGACGGACGTCTATGCCGGAACGCTGAACGGCGAGGGGACACTGAAGGTCCGCGTGCGTGCGGCCTCCGGTGCCACGTTGCTAGACGAGGTGAACCGTCTCCTGGAGACGGCGGCGCAGGCGAAATCGACCTATGTTCGTATCGCTGACAGGGCGGCCCGGCTGTATGCGCCCCTGGTGCATGGTGCTGCGGCGCTGACCTTCGTCGGCTGGTGGCTGGCCGGTTTCGGCTGGCAGCCGTCCCTGGTGATCGCCATCTCCGTGCTCATCATTACCTGTCCCTGTGCGCTCGGGCTTGCCGTTCCCGCCGTTCAGGTGGTGGCGTCAGGGCAATTGTTCCGCTCCGGCGTGTTGCTGAATGCAGGCGATGCGATCGAACGGCTGGCGGATGCGGATACGATCGTTTTTGACAAGACCGGAACGCTCACTTCCGCCGAACCCAGGCTTCTGGAAACCGGATCTGCGCAGGACGACCTGCTCCATCTAGCCGGACGTCTGGCGCTATCGAGCCGCCATCCGTTGTCTCTGGCGCTGGTCCAGGCAAGCGGTGCACTGGTGCCTTTCGATCATGTGACGGAGACGGCGGGGGCCGGCGTCGAAACCTTGGTGGGCGGCGAGCCGTTGCGCCTGGGCAGTCCGGCGTTTTGCGGTGTTGAGGATGCCGAGGTGCGCAAGGTGCTGACACGGCATCCGGGTGTTTCGCTGCTGGCGGTCCGCTGGGGTGCCCAACCGCCCAGGCTGTTGCCGATCAGTCAGAAACTGCGGCCGGATGCTGTCGAAACCGTCGCCGCCCTGAAGGCACAGGGCTATTTGCTGGAGATCCTTTCCGGCGACCGGCAGGACGCGGTGAGGGCGGCCGCGGCAGAACTCGGTATCGAATACTGGCAGGCGGAAGTGCGCCCTGGCGACAAAATTGCCCGTTTGGACGAACTGAAGGCCGCCGGGCGCAAGGTGCTGATGGTGGGGGATGGTCTCAACGACGCCCCGGCGCTCGCCGGCGCCTATGTTTCCCTGTCCCCCGTGACGGCGGTTCACCTGAGCCAGACCGCCGCGGATGCCGTCTTTCTCGGAGACCGTCTGGCCCCGGTCGCAAATACCCTTCGGATTTCGAAAAAGGCCCGTCGGGCGATCGAGCAGAACCTCTGGATTTCAGCGCTCTACAATGTCATTGCTGTACCTGTGGCCGTCGCCGGTTTCGTCACGCCGCTGATGGCAGCCGTCGCCATGTCGGCTTCCTCCATCGCCGTGACGGCAAATGCGCTCAGACTTCGCTGGGGCGAGAAACTTCCGGACAACCGGGCAGAATAA